In the genome of bacterium, the window TGACCGCAATGCCTTGCGCATCGGGCTTTTTGAGCTGCTCTACGCCAACCACGATGAAGTGCCGCCGAAGGTGGCGATTAACGAAGCGATTGAAATTGCAAAAAATTACGGCGGTCCCAACTCCGGAAAGTTTATCAACGGGGTTTTAGGCACCGTGTATAAACAGTTGCCGAGCCATGACGAAGAAGAAGCAAAAGCGCGCGCGAAGCGGGAAGAACGGAAAAAGACAAAAGAAAAAAGCAAAGAAGATTAGCGCGGTTGTCATTCCGGGCTTGACCCGGAATCTAGCTCGCGAGTTCTGGATTCCCGCATATGCCGGGAATGACAAACGGATTGTTGATGGATAACTCTGGCCTCCAAAAAAATATTGATTACGTCTTCAAAAAGCCGGCATTCCTTGCCGAGGCTTTGACGCACCGCTCGTATTTAAATGAACATCCCGGGGAAATAACCTCGCACAATGAGCGGTTGGAGTTTTTAGGAGATGCGGTGCTGGAGCTAGGCATTACGGAAGAATTGTACGGGCGGTTTCCACAGTACGAAGAGGGAACGCTCACCAGTTTGCGCGCCGCGCTCGTGAACTATCAGATGCTTGCAGTCATAGCGCGGTCGCTGGACGTT includes:
- the nusB gene encoding transcription antitermination factor NusB: MATRQLGRSVVLQSLYEWEFYNRAHDLTQIVERNMKEFAPGMDEPEFVWKIVKGVIEHQGAIDAIIEKAAPEWPLAQIAIIDRNALRIGLFELLYANHDEVPPKVAINEAIEIAKNYGGPNSGKFINGVLGTVYKQLPSHDEEEAKARAKREERKKTKEKSKED